Proteins from a single region of Antechinus flavipes isolate AdamAnt ecotype Samford, QLD, Australia chromosome 2, AdamAnt_v2, whole genome shotgun sequence:
- the ANKRD34C gene encoding ankyrin repeat domain-containing protein 34C, translating into MDETTELRTDGNSLLKAVWLGRLRLTRLLLEGGAYINESNDKGETALMVACITKHVDQQSISKSKMVKYLLDNRADPNIQDKSGKTALIHACIRKAGGEVVSLLLENGADPSLEDRSGASALVYAINADDKDTLTHLLKACKAKGKEVIIITTDKSSSGTKTTKQYLNIPPSPKLEDRQSPALCMSPSDIELKTPGLGSPPREKEDDFFSLHSGRSSGCHTIKVPSEALSPTRKVGNLKRARLPQLKRLQSEPWGLIAPSVLAASSHQEETKSICTDDEIIMGINELSFSKRAPLSRNNSIEGKDSALFPTVTDQVLKIPSTSAPASWKAAYEKNQPIHQRLARRSTLPADQDNSSITTSASASIKDSASLRRLENGHYDSEIQLCGDSPNSMSLDNGKVPIDRKKLNSSHLALFNGSRESLDGVPSTSPGSVRRRPPNLLERRGSGTLLLDHISHTRPGFLPPLNVNPNPPIPDIRSSSKPSSPLASGLKPMIPVAPNSPKRVDLRNKKKLIRRYSMQVEQMKQLSDFEEIVT; encoded by the coding sequence ATGGATGAAACAACCGAACTGAGGACGGATGGAAATTCACTCTTAAAGGCTGTATGGCTAGGAAGGCTTAGGTTGACTAGACTCCTATTGGAAGGTGGGGCCTACATCAATGAAAGCAATGACAAAGGGGAAACGGCCCTGATGGTAGCTTGCATCACTAAGCATGTGGACCAACAAAGCATCAGTAAGTCCAAGATGGTCAAATACCTATTAGACAATAGGGCAGACCCGAATATTCAGGATAAATCAGGAAAAACCGCTCTCATCCATGCTTGCATTAGGAAAGCAGGAGGAGAGGTAGTTTCCTTGTTACTGGAAAATGGTGCTGATCCTAGTTTAGAAGACCGTTCTGGAGCTTCGGCTCTGGTTTATGCCATTAATGCTGATGACAAGGATACTCTGACACATCTCCTGAAGGCCTGCAAGGCAAAGGGAAAGGAAGTGATCATTATAACTACTGATAAATCATCTTCAGGCACTAAAACAACTAAACAGTATCTTAACATCCCACCTTCACCAAAGTTGGAAGACAGGCAATCACCCGCTTTGTGCATGTCCCCATCTGATATTGAATTAAAGACACCAGGTTTGGGATCTCCACccagagaaaaggaagatgatttCTTTAGCCTTCATTCAGGGCGTTCAAGTGGGTGCCATACTATCAAGGTGCCCAGTGAAGCCTTATCACCCACCAGGAAAGTTGGCAACCTCAAAAGAGCTCGCTTGCCCCAGTTGAAGAGGCTACAGTCAGAACCCTGGGGTTTAATTGCACCATCTGTGCTAGCAGCTTCTTCTCATCAAGAGGAGACCAAAAGCATCTGTACAGATGATGAAATCATCATGGGCATCAATGAATTATCTTTCTCCAAAAGGGCTCCCCTCTCAAGGAATAACAGCATTGAAGGCAAAGACTCTGCTCTCTTCCCCACTGTCACTGACCAAGTTTTAAAGATCCCATCCACTTCTGCACCAGCATCATGGAAAGCAGCCTATGAAAAAAATCAGCCCATCCATCAGCGCCTAGCCAGAAGGAGCACTCTTCCTGCTGATCAAGATAATTCAAGCATTACCACCTCAGCATCAGCCTCCATCAAGGATTCAGCTTCTCTCAGAAGGTTAGAAAATGGTCACTATGATTCAGAGATACAGCTCTGTGGTGATTCACCAAATTCCATGTCACTTGATAATGGTAAAGTACCAATAGATCGGAAAAAACTCAACAGCTCTCATTTGGCTTTATTTAATGGCTCTCGGGAATCTCTTGATGGGGTGCCTAGCACTTCCCCAGGCTCGGTTCGTCGTAGGCCTCCCAATTTGTTAGAAAGACGGGGTTCTGGAACTCTTTTACTTGATCATATTTCTCATACTAGGCCTGGATTTTTGCCCCCTTTAAATGTGAATCCGAATCCACCCATTCCTGATATCAGGTCCAGCAGTAAACCATCTTCTCCACTTGCTAGTGGCTTAAAACCTATGATCCCTGTTGCTCCAAATTCACCAAAGAGAGTTgatttaagaaacaaaaagaagcttATCAGAAGATATTCTATGCAGGTTGAACAGATGAAGCAACTGTCAGATTTTGAAGAAATTGTGACCTAG